A region from the Mya arenaria isolate MELC-2E11 chromosome 2, ASM2691426v1 genome encodes:
- the LOC128221342 gene encoding glutathione S-transferase 1-1-like isoform X2 — MLFCLCFGEKGEEITLQPMGVGASSSPPKNLVLYIHGLSAPSRAVWMAAKAADIPVTIRYLDLFKGEHKTPEFAKINPDTTVPTLQDGDFSLWESRPIMTYLVSRYAKNSRLYPKDLQERAVCDRLLHYDLGSVYKTISEYMYPQLFQSKPPDTDKEAAMRKVFDYMNRQLQGQKYMCGDDMTIVDISMATNLALIELRNYKLDQWSLMATWYQRMKSLPYWAECNQGLYEWKSPMMMDH, encoded by the exons ATGTTGTTCTGTCTTTGTTTTGGTGAGAAGGGGGAGGAAATTACCCTCCAACCA ATGGGCGTCGGCGCTAGCTCCTCACCGCCCAAGAACCTGGTGTTGTACATCCACGGACTGAGCGCTCCGTCGCGGGCTGTATGGATGGCCGCTAAAGCCGCCGACATTCCGGTCACCATTCGATACCTGGACCTCTTCAAGGGCGAACATAAAACTCCCGAGTTTGCGAAA ATAAACCCCGACACAACAGTGCCTACACTTCAGGATGGAGATTTTTCTTTATGGGAAAG TCGCCCAATTATGACCTATCTAGTATCTCGCTATGCCAAGAACTCTAGACTCTACCCTAAAGACCTCCAGGAGAGGGCAGTTTGCGATCGTTTACTGCACTATGACCTTGGTTCAGTGTACAAAACTATAAGCGAATATATG TATCCCCAGTTGTTTCAATCCAAGCCCCCGGACACGGATAAAGAAGCAGCCATGAGGAAAGTGTTCGACTACATGAACAGACAGCTTCAG GGTCAAAAATACATGTGCGGTGACGACATGACAATAGTGGACATTTCCATGGCAACAAATCTCGCACTGATAGAGCTACGCAACTACAAGCTTGACCAGTGGTCACTAATGGCCACGTGGTACCAGAGAATGAAGAGTTTACCGTACTGGGCGGAGTGTAACCAAGGATTGTACGAGTGGAAGTCGCCCATGATGATGGATCACTAG
- the LOC128221342 gene encoding glutathione S-transferase 1-1-like isoform X1 — MSGLCLCVWFKHKPEEIFLKPRMGVGASSSPPKNLVLYIHGLSAPSRAVWMAAKAADIPVTIRYLDLFKGEHKTPEFAKINPDTTVPTLQDGDFSLWESRPIMTYLVSRYAKNSRLYPKDLQERAVCDRLLHYDLGSVYKTISEYMYPQLFQSKPPDTDKEAAMRKVFDYMNRQLQGQKYMCGDDMTIVDISMATNLALIELRNYKLDQWSLMATWYQRMKSLPYWAECNQGLYEWKSPMMMDH, encoded by the exons ATGAGCGGactatgtttgtgtgtgtggtTCAAACATAAGCCTGAAGAGATTTTCCTGAAACCAAGG ATGGGCGTCGGCGCTAGCTCCTCACCGCCCAAGAACCTGGTGTTGTACATCCACGGACTGAGCGCTCCGTCGCGGGCTGTATGGATGGCCGCTAAAGCCGCCGACATTCCGGTCACCATTCGATACCTGGACCTCTTCAAGGGCGAACATAAAACTCCCGAGTTTGCGAAA ATAAACCCCGACACAACAGTGCCTACACTTCAGGATGGAGATTTTTCTTTATGGGAAAG TCGCCCAATTATGACCTATCTAGTATCTCGCTATGCCAAGAACTCTAGACTCTACCCTAAAGACCTCCAGGAGAGGGCAGTTTGCGATCGTTTACTGCACTATGACCTTGGTTCAGTGTACAAAACTATAAGCGAATATATG TATCCCCAGTTGTTTCAATCCAAGCCCCCGGACACGGATAAAGAAGCAGCCATGAGGAAAGTGTTCGACTACATGAACAGACAGCTTCAG GGTCAAAAATACATGTGCGGTGACGACATGACAATAGTGGACATTTCCATGGCAACAAATCTCGCACTGATAGAGCTACGCAACTACAAGCTTGACCAGTGGTCACTAATGGCCACGTGGTACCAGAGAATGAAGAGTTTACCGTACTGGGCGGAGTGTAACCAAGGATTGTACGAGTGGAAGTCGCCCATGATGATGGATCACTAG
- the LOC128224311 gene encoding L-threonine 3-dehydrogenase-like, with protein sequence MEVPKTMKVLIKNHEMESYEYTDMDVPEPEGDEVLIKVDAVSICGSDIPLYKWSPMARVIATVPFIPGHEAAGTVVKCGPEADLEIGSRVGVENHFNCGDCFQCRQDQREICQHMGQYGHGRKTKHGGCSEYSIVPQKYLFKITKDLSAEEITMMEPLGVAHNGVERLRVEGEDVLVVGCGPIGLLAQRLAKVMGAKRVIGADIEDWKLQLAKDMGTDVVINTRNQDIKQVIMELTDWTGIGRICECSGVAAMVNSCFSYLRKGGRVVLIGLPKQPLTFEHPLPDIMFKCVTIKTVHGRRMYHTWEAVEALLASHQVDVTKVISHRFPMSNFREAFEVLFNGTACKIVMDPSK encoded by the exons ATGGAGGTACCAAAAACGATGAAAGTGCTCATCAAAAACCACGAGATGGAATCTTACGAATACACGGACATGGATGTTCCGGAACCGGAAGGGGATGAGGTGTTGATCAAAGTGGACGCTGTCTCCATTTGCGGGTCCGACATCCCTTTGTACAAGTGGTCGCCAATGGCGCGCGTCATCGCTACCGTGCCATTTATACCGGGTCACGAGGCGGCGGGGACGGTCGTTAAGTGCGGACCGGAAGCCGATCTCGAGATTGGTTCCCGGGTGGGCGTGGAGAATCACTTTAACTGCGGGGACTGTTTCCAGTGCCGCCAAGATCAGAGAGAGATATGCCAGCACATGGGCCAGTACGGCCACGGCCGGAAGACTAAGCACGGCGGATGCTCCGAGTACTCCATTGTCCCCCAGAAGTACCTATTCAAGATCACCAAAGATCTAA GTGCCGAGGAGATAACGATGATGGAGCCGCTCGGTGTCGCCCATAATGGCGTGGAACGGCTGCGGGTGGAGGGGGAAGACGTCCTTGTTGTAGGCTGCGGCCCCATAGGCCTCCTTGCGCAACGACTCGCCAAGGTCATGGGGGCAAAACG GGTGATTGGGGCGGACATTGAGGACTGGAAGCTACAGCTAGCCAAGGACATGGGGACGGATGTAGTCATCAACACTCGTAACCAGGACATAAAACAG GTGATTATGGAGCTGACTGACTGGACGGGGATTGGGCGGATATGCGAGTGTTCCGGGGTGGCGGCCATGGTCAACAGTTGCTTCTCCTATCTCCGGAAGGGTGGTCGCGTCGTCCTAATTGGTCTTCCGAAACAGCCGCTCACTTTTGAGCATCCACTTCCGGATATTA TGTTCAAGTGCGTCACAATCAAGACCGTGCACGGCCGCCGGATGTACCACACGTGGGAGGCGGTCGAGGCGCTCCTAGCGAGCCACCAAGTTGACGTCACCAAGGTGATCTCACATCGCTTCCCGATGTCAAACTTCCGGGAGGCGTTTGAAGTACTCTTCAACGGGACCGCATGCAAGATTGTGATGGATCCATCGAAATAG